One window of the Salvelinus fontinalis isolate EN_2023a chromosome 2, ASM2944872v1, whole genome shotgun sequence genome contains the following:
- the LOC129869458 gene encoding RING finger protein 222-like, producing the protein MTPLHGHQAEEGDSQSQEDSECPVCYDSLSCTERTLSCGHVFCHDCLVKTLVSINRDGVIRDTIICPVCRHLTFIKKQQEVGVPLAPGKEAEEGGGQTLKVPIPPPEPGNPQHHHEARRASGHSSSPSDSSGLSWIVRRFRWISERCRSRRILSLISPDHRNSQIFIISAQGRPMADEDAVSLDTMPVVPQPNRRRRRIRICTTGRCLVVLLVIFTLMAMVAATLPWIILA; encoded by the coding sequence ATGACACCATTACACGGACATCAAGCGGAGGAAGGGGACTCGCAAAGCCAGGAGGACTCAGAGTGCCCCGTGTGTTATGATAGTCTCTCCTGCACGGAGAGGACCCTGAGCTGCGGACACGTTTTCTGCCACGACTGTCTGGTCAAAACCTTGGTCAGTATCAACAGGGACGGCGTCATCAGAGACACCATCATCTGTCCCGTCTGCCGACACCTGACTTTCATCAAGAAGCAACAGGAGGTTGGGGTTCCTCTCGCCCCGGGGAAAGAGGCCGAGGAAGGAGGCGGGCAGACCTTGAAGGTCCCTATCCCTCCACCAGAACCTGGTAACCCACAGCATCACCATGAAGCACGGCGCGCGTCAGGGCATAGTAGCTCACCGTCTGATTCAAGTGGACTGAGCTGGATTGTGAGGCGCTTTAGGTGGATTTCAGAGAGATGCAGGAGTCGACGGATACTATCACTGATCAGTCCCGACCACAGAAACTCTCAGATTTTCATCATCAGTGCCCAGGGCCGACCCATGGCTGATGAAGATGCGGTTAGCCTGGACACTATGCCTGTTGTTCCCCAACCCAACCGCAGGAGACGGCGCATCAGGATTTGCACAACGGGACGTTGCTTGGTCGTTCTGCTTGTGATATTCACATTGATGGCAATGGTAGCTGCCACACTTCCTTGGATTATATTGGCATAA